The DNA region GCTCGGCTCCTTCGCCCGCGGCTTCGTGGACGACGAGACGGCGTACGACCCGGCCGTGTACCCGCACCTGGGCCAGGCCCATCTGCTGGCCGAGCACCGCCGGCAGGTCGACGAGGGCGCCTTCGGGACCGGGCTGCGGGCCCTGCTGGACGGCCTGGCCCAGCAGTACGAGCGGACGGTCACCGCCGGCCGCGCGGTTCGGCGTCCGCCGGACGACGGCTGACGCGTCCTGGACGCATGGCCGCACACCACCGCACGATCCGCCGGCGTCCCGGCTCGCCGCCGGCGGCGGTGGCGGTGGCGTACGCGGGCGGGGTGATCAGCCGGAAGCCCTCACTGGCGTACGGTTCGCCGCTCCAGGTGACCACGTTCGGCTGCCTGATCGGCGCGGCCGGTTGCCTGCCGTTCGCCGGGGTGCTGGTCTCCGAGGCGGCCGGCGCCCCCGCCTCCACGACCCTGAACATGCTCTGTCTCGGCGCCTTCCCGACCGCGCCGGCCTTTCACCACCTGGGCCTACGCCCTGGCCCGCGCCACGGCGGGCCGGATGGGCGCCACGACCTACGCGGTGCCCGCGATCGTGGTGCTGATCTCGTGGCTGCTGCTCGACGAGGTGCCCGCGCCGCTCACGTCCGGCGGCGGCCTGCTCCGCCTCGTCGGGGTGACCGTCCCGGACAGGGCCGAACGGCCCTCTCAGAAGGGCCACCCGCCCCTGACGCCGACCGCGCCGGAGCCCGATGCTGGGAGTTGACCCACCGTCAGGTGCGGGCGGCGTGCCCGGCCGCACGGGACCCAGCCGCAGGAGGTCTGCGAGATGCCGTACACCGACCACGCCCTCGACGTGCCGGAACAGACCGCCGTGGCGGCCGCCGCGGCCTCGGCTCCCTCGGTCCTGAACGCCCAGCCCTGGCTGTTCGCCACCGGGCCGGACGCGGTCGAGGTGCGAGCCGACCCGCTCCGGGCACCGACGGGGACGGCGTCGGCGGAACGCGATGTGTATCTCTCGTGCGGGGCGGCGCTGTTCACCGTGCGAGCGGCCCTCGCGCGCCTGGGCCGCGAGGTACGGGTGTCGGTGCTGCCCGAGGCCCGGGACCCGCTGCTCGTCGCACGGGTAGCGGTGACCGGTGACGGAGGGGACCCGGCGGCGGCCGCGCTCTACCGCTGGGTGGGCGAGCGCCGTACGAACCGCCATCCCTTCCGGCCCGAGCCCGTCCCGGCCGGCGTGTTCACGCTGCTGCGGGGCGCGGCGGAGCGCGAGGGCGCGACGCTGCGCCGGCTGGACGCGGAGCCGGAGTACCAGCGGGTGCTGACCCTGATCCGGCGGGCGTCCCTGACCGAGGACGACGCCGTACGGGAGGACCGGGCTGCCCGGCTCACGGCCGGGACGCCGGCCGTTCCGGTGGAGAACCTGGGGCCGGTGCCGCGCCGCGAGGGCCGGGACGGCGACACCGCCGTACGCGACCTGGCACCCGGCCTGGGGCTGCCCGGACGCGGTACGGCCGCCTTCGAACCGCATCCGGAGCTCGCCGTCCTGGAGACCCCCCAGGACAGCCCGGCGTCCTGGATCGCGGCGGGGCAGGCGCTGCAACGGCTGCTGCTGGAGGCCACGGGGCACGGCGTCGCCGCCTCGTTCGCCAACCAGCCGCTGGAGGACGCGGATCTGCGCGCGGACGTCTCCAGCAGCGCCGCGCACTTCGGGCATCCGCAGATGGTGCTGAGGTTGGGCTACCCGCTGACCCGGCCGCCCGCCGCCCCGCGACGGCCGCAGCACGAGGTCCTGCGGCGCGTGGGACGCTGAGGGCGCGGGGCCGATGCGGGAGCGCTGAGGGCGCGGGGACTCAGAAGACGACCAGCGCGCGGCCGCCCCTGCCCGCGACCATGTTCTCGAACGCGGCCGGGATGCCCTCCAGCCCGATGCGCTCGGTGACCATCATGGAGAGGTCGAAGCGTCCCTCACGGATGTGCCCGGCGAGCACGGGCAGATCCCGGGCCGGGTCGCTGTTACCGTACACACAGCCGGTGAGCGAGCGGCCCCAGTGGAAGATCTCCAGCGCGTTGAAGGTCACCGCCTGGTCCTTGCCGCCGATGCCGAGGACCGTGGCGCGCCCGCCCCGGCGGGTCGACTCCCACGCCCCCCGGACGGTGGCGGGACGGCCCACGCACTCGACGGCCACGTCCGCCCCGTGACCTTGCGTCAGCTTGCGTACGGCGCGCGGGGTGGTGTCCGAGGCGACCACGTAGTCGGTGGCCCCGGCCCGGCGGGCGAGCTCCTCCTTCTCCGGGGACACGTCGACGGCGATGATCAGTGACGCCCCGGCGATACGCGCGGACTGGAGCACCGCGAGACCGACCCCGCCGACACCGAAGACGACGACGCTCTCGCCCGCACGGACCCGGGCCGAGTGGTGGACCGCCCCGTATCCGGTCAGGACGGCGCAGCCGAGCAGCGCGGCGTCGGTCAGCGGGACACCGGCCGGGGCGGGCAGCACGCAGTTGGCGGCGACGACGGTCTCCTGGGCGAACGCCGCGACGTTCAGTCCCGGATGGAGTGCGGTGCCGTCGGCCGTACGGGCGTGGAGGTTGCCGGTGCCCTTCAGCGCGTCGGCGCAGAGCCACACCTCGCCGATCCCGCAGTGGAAGCACGCGCCGCAGGAGGGCGCCCAGTTGAGAACCACGGCGTCGCCGGGGCGGACATGGCTCACGCCCTCGCCGACGGCGAGGACCGTGCCGGCGCCCTCGTGGCCGAGCACGGCGGGGACGGGCACGCGCATGGTGCCGTCGGACAGGGACAGGTCGGAATGGCAGACGCCGGCGGCGGCGAGGGAGACGCTCACCTGGCCCGGGCCGGGCTCGGGCAGTTCGATGTCGGTGATCTCCAGCGGAGCTCCGACGGCGGGCAGTACGGCGGCGCGGACCACGAACAGACTCCTCGGTGGATCGGCGGGCGGCCCGGAGGGGCCGGAGACCGGGCGGCTCGGCGGGCGGCTCAGAACTGGAGGGACTTGGTCTGGAGGTACTCGGCGAAGCCGTGCGGACCGAGTTCGCGGCCCACGCCCGACCGCTTGTACCCGCCGAAGGGGGCCAGCGGGTTGAAGCGGCCGCCGTTGATGTCCACCTGGCCGGTGTCCATACGCCGGGCGAAGGCCGCGGCCTCGGCGTCGTCGGCGGCCCAGACGGCGCCGGCCAGCCCGTAGACGGTGCCGTTGGCGATCCTGAGGGCGTCCTCGACGTCCTCGTACCGCAGGACGCAGAGCACCGGGCCGAAGATCTCCTCCTGGGCGACGGTCATCCCGGGGGTGACGTCGGCGAACACGGTGGGGCTGACGTAGTACCCCCGTCCCCTGGGTGCCTCGGGGCCTCCGGCGACGAGACGGGCGCCCTCGGCGACGCCCTGCTCGATGTACCCGCGCACCCGGGCCCGCTGTGCCGCGTTGACCAGGGGGCCGAGCCGCTCCCCGGGGACGTACTTGGCGACGGCCGCGGCCGCGAGGGCGACCGCCTCCTCGTACCGTTCGGCGTCGACCAGCATCCGGGTCCAGGCACTGCACGTCTGGCCGGAGTTGGACATCACGTTGGCGACGCCCACGTTGACGGCCTTGGCGAGGTCGGCACCGGGCAGGATGACGTTGGCGGACTTGCCGCCGAGTTCCAGGGCGACGCGCTTGACGGCGGCACCGGCGGTGGCGCCGATCCGCCGGCCGACCGCGGTGGAACCGGTGAAGGAGACCAGGTCGACGCCCTCGTGCTCGGCCAGCGCCTGTCCGGCGACCGGGCCGAGGCCGGTGACCAGGTTGAAGACACCGGCCGGCAGCCCCGCCTCGTGGACGGCCTCGGCGAAGAGCTGGGCGGTGAGCGGGGTGTCCTCGGCGGGCTTGAGGACGACCGTGCAGCCGGCGGCGAGCGCGGGCGCCACCTTGGCGACGATCTGGTGGAGCGGGTAGTTCCAGGGGGTGATCGCGCCGACGACGCCGACGGGCTCCAGCAGGACGGTGGAGTTGCCCAGCCGCTCCTCGAAGGAGTAGGAGGCGGCCAGTTCGGCGTACGAGCCCGCGACCAGCAGGGGGAGCCCGGCGTGCACCGCCTGGGAGAGCGGCGGCGGGGAGCCCAGCTCGGCGGTGACGGTCCGCGCGATCTCGTCCTTGCGGGCCGCCAGCACGTCGCGCAGGGCCCCGATCCTGGCCGCGCGCTCGCCGGGAGGGGTGGCCGCCCAGCCGGGGAAGGCGGACCGTGCGGCGCGTACCGCGGCGTCGACGTCCTCGGCCGTGCCCGCCGGGACGTGGCCGATGACCTGCTCGTCCGCCGGATTCACGACCGCGATCAGCTCCCGGCCGCGGGCCGGCCCCCACGCCCCGCCGATGTACATGCCGTCATGCGCCTTCATGGCTGCCCCTCCCGGGTCCGCTGTGCGTGCCGCCGGGCCGTCCCTCGGGAACGGCTCCGCCCGACGCCCCAAACTAGCGCTGTTAGTTTTCCGGCGCCAGGGAACGGCTGGAGACGCGGGTCACGCGTGACCGCCGGGGGCTCACCCGTCGAGGCCGGGGACCTCCCTCGGAAGCGGGCAGATCCGGCGCCCGGAGTGGTCGAACACGTACAGATGCGCGAGGTCGACGAGGAGCGGGACCTGCCCTCCCGTACGCAGCCGCAGGTCCGGACCGGTACGCACCACGAGGTCGCTCGCCGTCACGGCCGGCCGGTCCGGGCCGCGCACGGCGTACACCTCCCGGCCGGTGTCCGGCTTGTCGAGGACGGCGACGGATCCGGTGGCACGCCGCCTGAGGCGCTCCAGCACTCCGCCGCCACCGGGTCCGCGCCGGCGCTGGGGCTGCCGGGGCCGGGCCGACTCCAGGTCGGGCACGACGGCGGGCCGCGAGCCGGTGTCGAGGTGCACGAGCGCCTCGTGCCCCTGGTACTCGACGTGCTCCACGATGCCGCCGAGCGCCACCTCGCCGGGGCGCGCCTGACTGGGCGGGGCGATCCGGACGGCCTCGGAGCGCAGCCCCACGATGACCGGGCGGCCCTGCTGGATACGGAGCAACTGGTGGTCGGGGCTGAGCGGTTCGGGCAGCGGGAGGCGCTGCCGGCCGAGGTCGATCGCCATGCGCCCGTCCAGCGGGGCGTGGACGACGGCCTGGAGCAGGTTGATCCTCGGAGTGCCGATGAAGGCGGCGACGAACACGTTCTCCGGCAGGGCGTAGACCTCTCGTGGGGTGCTGACCTGCTGGAGCACCCCGCCGCGCAGGACGGCCACCCGGTGCCCGAGGGACATGGCCTCGGACTGGTCGTGGGTGACGTAGACGGTGGTGACGCCCAGTTCCCCGGTGAGCTGGGCGATCTCTGCCCGGAGGTGGTTGCGCAGTTTGGCGTCGAGGTTGGAGAGGGGCTCGTCCATCAGGAAGGCGGAGGGGCGGCGCGAGATGGCCCGGCCCATCGCGACCCGCTGGCGCTCGCCGCCGGAGAGCTGGCCGGGGTAGCGGTCCAGCAGGCCCTCGATGCCGAGCATGCGGGCGGTGGACTCGACACGCTCGGTGCTGTCCCGGCGGGGGTTCTCCAGCTTCAGCGGGAAGCCGATGTTGGCCCGGCTGGTCATGTTGGGGTAGAGCGCGAAGTTCTGGAAGACCATCGCCATACCGCGTTCGCGCGGTGAGAGGTCGTTCGCCGGCTCGCCGTCGAGCAGCAACTCCCCTTCGGAGACGGTCTCCAGGCCCGCGATCATGCGGAGCACGGTGGACTTCCCGCAGCCGGAGGGCCCCAGCAGCACCACGAACTCACCGGGCGCGACCGAGAGCGAGAAGCGGTCGACGGCACGCGGCGCCCGTCCGTACGTCTTGCTGACGCTGCGCAGGGTGATGGCACGAGTCATGGTTCCGCCCGGGAAGGAGGGAGGCTGCACGTGGGGAGCGGCTGTGGGCTGAAGTTAGCCCACCGGGCGGATTGTGGGAATGACGCGTGCGGAAGTCGTGCGCATCCGGTGGGGGGTGGGGCCGTGGGCCCGGAGTGACGGGCGGGACGCCGACGGGCCCGGAGTGACGGGCGGGACGCCGACGGGCCCGGCAGCGCCCGAGGAGGCACCGGGACGCGCCCCGTATGCCGTTGACGGACCGCCTCCCTATTCCTACGGTTACCCATAGGATTCCTCGTCAGGGGTCCGGTCCAGCCACGTGATCGCACCGGGAGCACACAGATGAGCGGCGTCGAGCAGGCGAGGAAAGCGGCCGAAGGCCTGGCGTACAGTGCCGGTTTCGGCAACGAACACGGCTCCGAGGCGGCTGCGGGCGCCCTTCCGCACGGCCGCAACTCCCCGCAGCGCGCCCCGCTCGGGCTCTACGCCGAGCAGCTGAGCGGTTCGGCCTTCACCGAGCCCCGCGCCCGCAACCGCCGCTCCTGGCTCTACCGGATCCGCCCCTCCGCCGCGCACCCGGCGTTCACCCGCGTGGACAACGGCACCCTGCGCACCGCGCCGTTCACCGAGACGGTCACCGACCCCAACCGTCTGCGCTGGGACCCGCTGCCGGACCCGGCGCCCGGCACGGACTTCCTGGCCGGGCTGTGGACGCTCGGCGGCAACGGCGACGCCACCCGGCGCGCCGGCATGGCCGTGCACCTGTACAGCGCCGACACCTCGATGACCGACCGGGTGTTCAGCGACTCCGACGGCGAGCTGCTGATCGTCCCCGAGCGCGGCGGGCTGCTGCTCCGCACCGAGCTGGGCCTGCTGCGCGCGGAGCCCGGGCACGTGGCGCTGATCCCGCGAGGCGTCCGCTTCCGGGTCGAGCTCCTGGACGCCACCGCCCGGGGTTACGTCTGCGAGAACTACGGGCAGCCGTTCTTCCTGCCCGACCTCGGCCCGATCGGCGCCAACGGCCTGGCCAACGCGCGGGACTTCCTGGCGCCCGTCGCGGCGTACGAGGACCGTGAGGGACCCGTCGAGGTGGTCAACAAGTTCTGCGGCAACCTCTGGTCGGCGACGTACGGCCACTCCCCGCTCGACGTCGTCGCCTGGCACGGCAACCACACGCCCTACGTCTACGACCTGCGCCGCTTCAACGTGATCGGCACCATCAGCTACGACCACCCCGACCCGTCCGTCTTCACGGTGCTGACCTCGCCGTCGGACACCCCGGGACTGGCCGGGGTCGACTTCGTCGTCTTCGCGCCCCGCTGGCTGGTCGGTGAGGACACCTTCCGCCCGCCGTACTTCCACCGCAACGTGATGAGCGAGTACATGGGCCTGATCGAGGGCGCGTACGACGCGAAGGCCGGCGGGTTCGTACCCGGCGGCGGGTCGCTGCACAACATGATGTCGGCCCACGGCCCGGACCGGGAGACCTTCGAGCGGGCCAGCGCGGCGGAGTTGAAGCCGCAGAAGATCGACGACGGTCTGGCGTTCATGTTCGAGACGCGCTGGCCGGTCACGGCGACGGCGCAGGCCGCCGGGGCGGACCATCTGCAGCGCGGGTACGACGACGTGTGGCAGGGTCTGAGCCGCGACTTCCGGCCGTGAGACCCCTCGGCCGGCCGCCGAGGCGAGAGGCCGGGTGAACCGGATGGACCAGGTGAACGAGGTGCGCCCCCCGCCCGCCTTCGCCCCCGACTCCCTGGTGCTCAACCGGAAGCTGCCGCTGTGGTACCAGGTCTCCCAGTCGCTGCGGGCGTCCATACTCGGCCGCCCGCGGGACGCCTCCTCACGGCTACCGACCGAGGAGCAGCTCGCCGTGCACTACGGAGTCAGCGTACTGACGATGCGTCAGGCGTTGAAGGAGCTGGAGTCGGAGGGCCTGATCAGCAGGCACCGCAGGCGCGGCACGTTCATCGAGCCGCGTGCCCGCCGGGTGTCGCCGGTCCGGCTGCTGGGCTCGATCGACACGATCGTCGCCCAGCAGTCGGGCGAGCGGACCACCGTGCTCGGACACGGGCCGGCCCCGGTGCCGGGGGACCTGGCGGAGTACTTCCCGGACTGCGCCGAGGTGGTGAGCTACCGGCGGCTGCGCTGCGACGAGGCGACCGGCGAGCCCACCAACTGGGCGGAGAACGCGGTGCGCCGCGACCTCGCCGACCGTATCGACGTGGCCGATCTGGAGCGGTGGCCGATGACGAAGGTACTGCGCGACGGCGTCGGCGTACGGATCGCCCGGATCACGGACACGGTCGAGGCCCGTCTCGCCGACCCGGCCACGGCCGGACTGCTCCAGGTGCCGCTGCTCAGCCCGATCCTGCACTACACGGGGGTGACGTACGACGACGACGGCCGGGTGGTGGATGTGGCGCGCATCCGCTACCGGGGGGACCGCTTCTCCTTCTCCGTGACGGTGGACGCGCACTGACCGGTGCGCGTACCGGCCGTCTCCCGCCGGACCGGGCGGCCTCGTTACGATGCCGGGGCGGCGGACGGGGCGACGGGACGGGGAGGACCGCACGGTGGTGGCACGGAAGCCGGCCGGAGCAGGCGGCGGGGAACTCACGCCGCTGGACGACCTCATGCCCTGGTCCGTACGGCCGATGCGGACCGGACGTCCCTGGGTGACGGCGCCCGACGCACCCTCCCTGCGGGCCCGCTGGGACCTGCTGACCAGGGCCGAGGACGCCGAGCTGGAGCGGCTGTTCCGGCCCAGCCGCTCCCGTACGCCGTGGACGGCGGCCTCCGCGCTGCCGGGCCGGTCCACCGGGACCGGCGGGTTCGCCCGGGACCCCGGCCCGTACCCCGAACCGGTACGGATCCTGCACGGCCCCTTCGACGAGCAGTGGCTGATCCCCGACCACCGGCTGCTCGACGCGGCCCGGCCCGAGCTGTGGCGGGTCGCCGACGGCCACCAGATCTTCGCCGTGGAGCACGGGTGGGTGCCCGGCGCGACCGGGCCCGCCCTCTCGGCCACCGGACTGCTGCCCGACGGCCACTCGCCGGCGGGCCGGCCGGGCCGCGTCCGGCCGCTCTACCGGCGGCCGGGCGGCCGGGAGCCCAACCTCGCGCCCGGCCTGCCGGAACTGCTGCGCACCCGGTACGGCACGCCGGTCACCGCCGAATCGGTGCTGTCCTGGGCCCTGGCCGCCGCCCGCCCCTCCCCCGCCGGGCCGCTCGTGCCGCTCCCCGCCGACGGCGGCCTGTGGTCGGACGGGGTGGAGCTCGGCCGGGAGCTGCTGCGGCTGCATCTGCGCGGGGCGCGCGGCGGGGAGCGCCCCCGGCTCCCCGGCGGGCGACGGCCCTATGTGAGGGCCGCGATCCCGCCCCGGCCCACCACGCTGGACTACGACCCGGAGACCGGGACGCTCACCCTCGACGAGGGCCGTGTCGCGCCCGTGCCCGCCGGGGTCTGGGAGTTCCGGGTGGGCGGTGTGCGGATGCTGGAGCTCTGGTTCGGGCGGCGCACCGCGCGGGAGGGGGCGGAGGGCCTGGCGGCCCTGCGACCGCGCGCCTGGCCGCAGGAGTGGACCTCGCAACTGCTGGAACTGATCACCTTGCTCGCCCTGCTCGACGGCCTGGGGCCCCGCCAGGAGGCGCTGCGGGACCGGCTCGGCCGGTCGGCCGCCCTGACCCGGGAGGACCTGCGCACCGCCGGGGTGCTCCCGCCCTCCGCGTCCACCCGGCGCCCCGCCTCCGTACTGGACCACCGTGAGGAGGGCCCGGAGGGGCAGTTCACGCTGCTCTGACCGTCACGGTGGTCCGGACCGCGGTCACGCCCGCGGTGGTTCCTCCCCGCCCGCGGTCCGTCGGTGCGCACACGGAGGCAGGGGGACGGGGGACAGCCGCACGGTGATCACGCGGGGCCGCCTGTCCGCCGGGCCGCACGGGTCGCCGGCGGGAGGTGGCCCCGCCCGTGGGGACGGGGCGGGCGCCGCTCCCTCCCCGGTCACGCTGCGGGGCGGGGCCGGGGCGCCGACGGGTGCCGTACCGGCGCCGGGTGAGTGCACCGGCGCAACGCTGCGGGCCCTGGGGATGGCGGGCGAGCAGATCGCGGCACTGCGCCGGGACGGAGTGATCTCGGATGCGGCCCTGAGCGGTGGGCCGGACCGTGCGTGGGCGCCGTCGGTCAGCGGCGGCTGCCGAGGAGCGAGCGCCGCAGCCGCCGCAGCGGGGCGAAGAGCGAGACACGCGCGCTTCTGCTCCTCCGGCTGTGCGAGGCGTCGCGCGAGGTCAGCTCCAGCATCAGCAGCGTCGCTTCCGCGGAATCGCCCTGCGGTACGGCAGGGCCGCCCAGCACCGCGAGATGGCGGTCGAGCCGCGAACTGGTCGCACTGCTCCCACATGTGATCGCAGGCACACGAGGCCTGCTGCGCACCGTTATCTGTTCCATGTCACTCCCCACCCGTACGAGGGCACCCGGCCCGGGCAGGTCAACCCTATCGCCCCGTGACGGCGCTCGTGCATCCCGGCCGCGTGATCGCACACGTGGATACGGCTGTTGACGCCCCGTTACCGGAGGCGGCCGGTAACGGGTCCTCCTCGCGGCTCCGGGGGCCGGGCGGTCCTGCCGGAAAGCCGTGGCGGCAGCTCGTGAAACCTGCGTGCGCCGGGTGCCGTCGTGCCGGATCATGGGCGCCATGCCTGCCAACCCCGAGTCCGCTCTGCCGATCCGGCTCACCATCGACGACAGCGATGCGCCGTCCGACGTCGTGGACGCGCTGTTCCTCGGCCGTTTCGCGACGGGCGAGCAGCCGTACTCGCACAGTTCCTCCCTCGACCGGGTGAAACCGGGGGTCACTCTGCTTCCGCCGGCGGCGCAGGTGCTGCGGGCCGCCCACGACGACGACCGCAGCGCGACACTCGCCGAGGGCGAGGGGTGGACCGTGCTGGTCTCGCGGTGGAGCCGGGGCGCCGACGTGACGGTCACCGCCACCACCGCCGAGCTGGCCGAGAAGGTGCTGGCCCAGGCGGTCGAAGGTGCCCAGGACGAACCGGAGCCGCTGCCCGAGAACGTGACGATGGGCTTCTGGTACGTCTCGCCGCGCCGCGGCCCGCACCGCACCACCCGGCAGATCGCCGCGGGCACCTGGGACGAGGTCCGGTCCAACTACACGGCACCGGTGGCCGGCGCGCTGGACCAGCTGATGGAGGTCACCCCGGACGACATCGCGGGCCGGCTGCTCCTGCTGCACGGTCCTCCTGGCACCGGCAAGACCTCCGCGTTGCGCACCCTGGCCCGGTCCTGGCGGGACTGGTGCCAGGTCGACTGCGTGCTGGACCCGGAGCGCCTCTTCAACGACGTCGGCTATCTGATGGACATCGCCATCGGCGAGGACGACGGCTCGGCGAAGGGCCGCTGGCGGCTGCTGCTCCTGGAGGACTGCGACGAGCTGATCCGCGGCGAGGCCAAGCACACCGCGGGGCAGGCCCTGTCCCGGCTGCTGAACCTGACGGACGGTCTGCTGGGCCAGGGCCGCAACGTACTGGTGGGGGTGACGACCAACGAGGACCTGGAGCGGCTGCACCCCGCGGTCGTCAGGCCGGGCCGCTGCCTGGCCCGGATCGAGGTCG from Streptomyces sp. NBC_01754 includes:
- a CDS encoding Acg family FMN-binding oxidoreductase; its protein translation is MPYTDHALDVPEQTAVAAAAASAPSVLNAQPWLFATGPDAVEVRADPLRAPTGTASAERDVYLSCGAALFTVRAALARLGREVRVSVLPEARDPLLVARVAVTGDGGDPAAAALYRWVGERRTNRHPFRPEPVPAGVFTLLRGAAEREGATLRRLDAEPEYQRVLTLIRRASLTEDDAVREDRAARLTAGTPAVPVENLGPVPRREGRDGDTAVRDLAPGLGLPGRGTAAFEPHPELAVLETPQDSPASWIAAGQALQRLLLEATGHGVAASFANQPLEDADLRADVSSSAAHFGHPQMVLRLGYPLTRPPAAPRRPQHEVLRRVGR
- a CDS encoding zinc-binding dehydrogenase, translating into MVRAAVLPAVGAPLEITDIELPEPGPGQVSVSLAAAGVCHSDLSLSDGTMRVPVPAVLGHEGAGTVLAVGEGVSHVRPGDAVVLNWAPSCGACFHCGIGEVWLCADALKGTGNLHARTADGTALHPGLNVAAFAQETVVAANCVLPAPAGVPLTDAALLGCAVLTGYGAVHHSARVRAGESVVVFGVGGVGLAVLQSARIAGASLIIAVDVSPEKEELARRAGATDYVVASDTTPRAVRKLTQGHGADVAVECVGRPATVRGAWESTRRGGRATVLGIGGKDQAVTFNALEIFHWGRSLTGCVYGNSDPARDLPVLAGHIREGRFDLSMMVTERIGLEGIPAAFENMVAGRGGRALVVF
- a CDS encoding aldehyde dehydrogenase family protein gives rise to the protein MKAHDGMYIGGAWGPARGRELIAVVNPADEQVIGHVPAGTAEDVDAAVRAARSAFPGWAATPPGERAARIGALRDVLAARKDEIARTVTAELGSPPPLSQAVHAGLPLLVAGSYAELAASYSFEERLGNSTVLLEPVGVVGAITPWNYPLHQIVAKVAPALAAGCTVVLKPAEDTPLTAQLFAEAVHEAGLPAGVFNLVTGLGPVAGQALAEHEGVDLVSFTGSTAVGRRIGATAGAAVKRVALELGGKSANVILPGADLAKAVNVGVANVMSNSGQTCSAWTRMLVDAERYEEAVALAAAAVAKYVPGERLGPLVNAAQRARVRGYIEQGVAEGARLVAGGPEAPRGRGYYVSPTVFADVTPGMTVAQEEIFGPVLCVLRYEDVEDALRIANGTVYGLAGAVWAADDAEAAAFARRMDTGQVDINGGRFNPLAPFGGYKRSGVGRELGPHGFAEYLQTKSLQF
- a CDS encoding ABC transporter ATP-binding protein codes for the protein MTRAITLRSVSKTYGRAPRAVDRFSLSVAPGEFVVLLGPSGCGKSTVLRMIAGLETVSEGELLLDGEPANDLSPRERGMAMVFQNFALYPNMTSRANIGFPLKLENPRRDSTERVESTARMLGIEGLLDRYPGQLSGGERQRVAMGRAISRRPSAFLMDEPLSNLDAKLRNHLRAEIAQLTGELGVTTVYVTHDQSEAMSLGHRVAVLRGGVLQQVSTPREVYALPENVFVAAFIGTPRINLLQAVVHAPLDGRMAIDLGRQRLPLPEPLSPDHQLLRIQQGRPVIVGLRSEAVRIAPPSQARPGEVALGGIVEHVEYQGHEALVHLDTGSRPAVVPDLESARPRQPQRRRGPGGGGVLERLRRRATGSVAVLDKPDTGREVYAVRGPDRPAVTASDLVVRTGPDLRLRTGGQVPLLVDLAHLYVFDHSGRRICPLPREVPGLDG
- the hmgA gene encoding homogentisate 1,2-dioxygenase → MSGVEQARKAAEGLAYSAGFGNEHGSEAAAGALPHGRNSPQRAPLGLYAEQLSGSAFTEPRARNRRSWLYRIRPSAAHPAFTRVDNGTLRTAPFTETVTDPNRLRWDPLPDPAPGTDFLAGLWTLGGNGDATRRAGMAVHLYSADTSMTDRVFSDSDGELLIVPERGGLLLRTELGLLRAEPGHVALIPRGVRFRVELLDATARGYVCENYGQPFFLPDLGPIGANGLANARDFLAPVAAYEDREGPVEVVNKFCGNLWSATYGHSPLDVVAWHGNHTPYVYDLRRFNVIGTISYDHPDPSVFTVLTSPSDTPGLAGVDFVVFAPRWLVGEDTFRPPYFHRNVMSEYMGLIEGAYDAKAGGFVPGGGSLHNMMSAHGPDRETFERASAAELKPQKIDDGLAFMFETRWPVTATAQAAGADHLQRGYDDVWQGLSRDFRP
- a CDS encoding GntR family transcriptional regulator, whose amino-acid sequence is MDQVNEVRPPPAFAPDSLVLNRKLPLWYQVSQSLRASILGRPRDASSRLPTEEQLAVHYGVSVLTMRQALKELESEGLISRHRRRGTFIEPRARRVSPVRLLGSIDTIVAQQSGERTTVLGHGPAPVPGDLAEYFPDCAEVVSYRRLRCDEATGEPTNWAENAVRRDLADRIDVADLERWPMTKVLRDGVGVRIARITDTVEARLADPATAGLLQVPLLSPILHYTGVTYDDDGRVVDVARIRYRGDRFSFSVTVDAH
- a CDS encoding type ISP restriction/modification enzyme, which produces MVARKPAGAGGGELTPLDDLMPWSVRPMRTGRPWVTAPDAPSLRARWDLLTRAEDAELERLFRPSRSRTPWTAASALPGRSTGTGGFARDPGPYPEPVRILHGPFDEQWLIPDHRLLDAARPELWRVADGHQIFAVEHGWVPGATGPALSATGLLPDGHSPAGRPGRVRPLYRRPGGREPNLAPGLPELLRTRYGTPVTAESVLSWALAAARPSPAGPLVPLPADGGLWSDGVELGRELLRLHLRGARGGERPRLPGGRRPYVRAAIPPRPTTLDYDPETGTLTLDEGRVAPVPAGVWEFRVGGVRMLELWFGRRTAREGAEGLAALRPRAWPQEWTSQLLELITLLALLDGLGPRQEALRDRLGRSAALTREDLRTAGVLPPSASTRRPASVLDHREEGPEGQFTLL
- a CDS encoding DUF5925 domain-containing protein, giving the protein MPANPESALPIRLTIDDSDAPSDVVDALFLGRFATGEQPYSHSSSLDRVKPGVTLLPPAAQVLRAAHDDDRSATLAEGEGWTVLVSRWSRGADVTVTATTAELAEKVLAQAVEGAQDEPEPLPENVTMGFWYVSPRRGPHRTTRQIAAGTWDEVRSNYTAPVAGALDQLMEVTPDDIAGRLLLLHGPPGTGKTSALRTLARSWRDWCQVDCVLDPERLFNDVGYLMDIAIGEDDGSAKGRWRLLLLEDCDELIRGEAKHTAGQALSRLLNLTDGLLGQGRNVLVGVTTNEDLERLHPAVVRPGRCLARIEVGPLTRAESVAWLGTEEGLGREGASLAELFALRRGGGPASVPKQDAGADAGLYL